One Carassius gibelio isolate Cgi1373 ecotype wild population from Czech Republic chromosome A7, carGib1.2-hapl.c, whole genome shotgun sequence DNA window includes the following coding sequences:
- the LOC128017525 gene encoding uncharacterized protein LOC128017525 yields MIIWAILIFCATGGRPDNSSEIVSLRTFQLGDDVTFKCFLTKNYFGSTMVWYKQRTDQIPRLIVLSYNIGRDIQFENEVKNGRFDISASEDSFHLNIKATTKEDIGKYYCGTVFLNKIQFISGAHLMLKGTETKHLNVGCEEKEVVNRTTLKNTDNSNPKVWDPVLLCLISCNVVFVMVIIILLVDYYKNWRKRQKVKVPPNFHYWMETSLMPALKMFALRAYILMSCISCASMIPSVFQPNVSITASMGGSVILECHTTADPVVAWFWLKQIPGRKLNPIVSTYYKEIKLQGEVLNESRLQFKVDDKKSTLIFNKINSRDAAYYHCGVLLYEKLYFGGGTYLTVDDAKPVKIIQHPVLDSHHVGDSVTLHCSIFGESCSGGQSVYWLRYKPRESHPGIIYADGDRKDQCETISVTGSTVQSCVHKVPKSLASDETYFCSVVTCGKLIVGNGTKLIADVALQKTMAYIITLLSAVLVISLIVNIIMALLWRRSTHRGVDHVQSTAQAADIDSENYASLQFSPHQPIRKMKSREEAASVVYASVRQTRNIKQGSPHS; encoded by the exons ATGATCATTTGGGCCATTCTGATCTTTTGTGCAA CTGGAGGTCGACCTGATAACAGTAGTGAAATTGTCTCATTACGAACATTCCAGCTGGGAGATGATGTTACATTCAAATGTTTCCTGACAAAAAACTATTTTGGCAGCACAATGGTTTGGTATAAACAGAGAACTGATCAGATTCCTCGTCTTATTGTATTATCATACAACATTGGGAGAGATATCCAATTTGAGAATGAAGTTAAAAACGGGAGATTCGATATTTCAGCAAGTGAAGATTCTTTTCACCTCAACATCAAAGCTACAACCAAGGAGGACATCGGAAAATACTACTGCGGGACAGTTTTcttgaataaaatacaatttatttctgGAGCACATCTGATGCTAAAAG GAACTGAGACCAAACACCTTAATGTGGGATGTGAGGAGAAAGAAGTTGTGAATAGAACCACTTTAAAAAATACTG aTAACAGTAATCCAAAAGTATGGGATCCTGTGTTACTTTGCTTGATATCCTGCAATGTTGTGTTTGTAATGGTAATAATCATACTTTTGGTTGATTATTATAAAAACTGGAGAAAAAGGCAAAAAGTTAAAGTTCCACCCAACTTTCATTA CTG GATGGAGACTTCTCTAATGCCAGCTCTCAAGATGTTTGCTCTGCGTGCATATATTCTTATGTCTTGCATATCAT gTGCATCTATGATCCCCAGTGTTTTTCAGCCAAACGTCTCAATCACAGCATCTATGGGTGGTTCGGTCATCCTGGAATGTCACACAACCGCCGATCCAGTTGTGGCCTGGTTTTGGCTGAAACAAATCCCAGGACGAAAGTTGAACCCTATAGTTTCCACATATTACAAGGAGATAAAACTTCAAGGAGAAGTTCTCAATGAATCAAGACTTCAATTCAAAGTTGATGACAAGAAATCTACATTAATATTCAACAAGATTAACTCCAGAGATGCTGCCTATTATCACTGTGGTGTGCTACTGTATGAGAAGCTGTACTTTGGAGGGGGAACTTATCTGACAGTTGATG ATGCAAAGCCGGTTAAAATAATTCAGCATCCTGTTTTGGACTCACATCATGTAGGAGACTCAGTGACTCTTCATTGTTCAATATTTGGTGAGAGTTGTTCGGGAGGGCAGAGTGTCTACTGGCTAAGATACAAACCAAGAGAGTCCCATCCAGGAATCATTTACGCTGATGGAGATAGAAAGGATCAGTGTGAGACGATCTCTGTGACTGGATCAACTGTACAGAGCTGTGTGCACAAAGTCCCCAAAAGCCTCGCCAGTGATGAAACGTACTTTTGCAGCGTGGTCACATGTGGAAAGCTAATCGTTGGAAATGGAACTAAATTGATAGCTGATG ttgCTCTCCAGAAAACAATGGCTTATATCATCACACTGCTTTCTGCTGTATTAGTGATATCACTGATAGTGAATATAATCATGGCGCTGTTATGGAGAAGATCTACACACAGag GTGTTGACCATGTACAGTCTACAGCCCAG GCTGCAGACATAGACTCGGAAAATTATGCATCGCTGCAGTTCTCTCCACACCAGCCTATACGAAAAATGAAAAGCCGTGAAGAGGCAGCCTCTGTCGTCTATGCATCTGTCCGTCAAACAAGAAACATAAAACAAGGATCTCCTCATTCTTAA
- the LOC128017290 gene encoding uncharacterized protein LOC128017290: MNNNIYMMLFLFLHEVCELNCNVAHVDQVLTVKEGGNILLPCLIVNDQLHRVLWYKQVLGEKPLLIVSSYHHSQPNEFSPDLEANHRFHAVREDYSFNLTILRTLKSDSGTYFCGAAFANVISFSTGTVLLVKGADLKPAVIQQPMLNVIKPGSNVTLQCSVEGKMCENGVQLVYWYRRSSDSIHPGMVYTHGDMNNGCGKNSAASSPMQSCLYNLPKMNVGLSDAGLYYCAVVTCDEVLFGNGTTLVIEDEFNSERMPYFIIIGLALMCIVSFTINILLCIPLRRKDRTPQQIQITNDDTTRVQYRNTDDVNYAALNLSTKRGQRKRTLEDTTYSVPTLRDKI, encoded by the exons ATGAATAATAACATCTACATGatgctctttctttttcttcatgaAGTCT GTGAACTCAATTGCAATGTTGCTCATGTGGATCAGGTTTTAACCGTGAAAGAGGGAGGGAATATATTATTACCTTGTCTCATTGTAAATGATCAGTTACACCGAGTACTATGGTATAAACAGGTCCTTGGAGAGAAACCTCTCCTAATAGTGTCATCATATCACCACTCTCAACCAAATGAATTTTCTCCCGACTTGGAAGCAAATCATCGTTTTCATGCAGTGAGAGAGgattatagttttaatttaacCATCTTGAGAACCTTGAAATCTGATTCAGGCACGTATTTCTGTGGAGCTGCCTTTGCTAATGTTATTTCCTTCAGCACTGGAACTGTTTTGCTGGTTAAAG GTGCAGACCTCAAACCTGCTGTTATTCAACAGCCTATGCTTAATGTTATAAAGCCAGGAAGCAATGTGACTTTGCAGTGCTCAGTAGAAGGGAAGATGTGTGAGAATGGAGTGCAACTAGTTTACTGGTACAGACGCAGTTCAGACAGTATCCATCCAGGAATGGTTTATACTCATGGAGACATGAACAATGGGTGTGGGAAGAACTCTGCTGCCTCCTCTCCTATGCAGAGCTGTCTTTATAACCTCCCTAAGATGAATGTTGGTCTCTCTGATGCTGGACTGTACTACTGCGCTGTGGTAACTTGTGATGAAGTTTTATTTGGAAATGGCACGACGTTGGTCATTGAAG ATGAATTTAATAGCGAGAGGATgccatattttataataattggcCTTGCATTGATGTGCATAGTCAGTTTTACCATCAATATTTTGCTCTGTATACCATTGAGAAGAAAAG ATAGAACGCCTCAACAAATCCAGATTACCAATGACGATACAACAAGAGTTCAG TACCGCAACACAGATGACGTTAACTATGCTGCTCTGAACCTTTCCACTAAAAGAGGTCAGAGAAAAAGGACCTTAGAGGACACAACGTACTCTGTACCGACATTGCGAGACAAGATATGA
- the LOC128017291 gene encoding immunoglobulin kappa light chain, with product MQYSTSIRQTEDVAVQVGDDVTLYCFHPKEQLNRVMWLKQTLGERPVLVASSYHWTQKSVLYDDFEKSKRFRVDTLSGSFNLTIQKTAESDSATYFCAVSFSNVVHFGAGTNLVLRGSKSNRIHILKQPHPEITSSGGNVTLLCTIQNQQESCGDDHKVYWFKQGLEKSHSGIIYTQGSCKNSSMTVSPTKSCVYSLSLRNIKPSDDGTYYCAVVTCKEILFGNGINLASYDEGKGQHINIYILIGLAALLTVSFITNILLCVKKMKGNTSQPVHATDDVVSSVQYHRTSDLNYAALKFTSRNSRQQREESQRPTEYSGLKYKNSVS from the exons ATGCAATATTCTACAAGTATTCGGCAGACAGAAGATGTAGCAGTTCAAGTAGGCGATGATGTGACATTATACTGCTTTCACCCAAAAGAACAACTGAATAGAGTCATGTGGTTAAAACAGACTCTGGGAGAGAGACCTGTTCTTGTAGCCTCTTCATATCACTGGACTCAAAAAAGTGTACTTTATGATGATTTTGAAAAGTCAAAACGCTTTAGAGTAGATACATTGAGTGGCAGCTTTAATTTGACTATTCAAAAAACGGCAGAATCTGATTCAGCTACATACTTCTGTGCTGTTTCTTTCTCTAATGTTGTCCACTTTGGAGCAGGAACTAATCTAGTGCTTAGAG GTTCTAAATCCAACAGGATTCATATTCTAAAGCAGCCTCACCCTGAAATAACATCGTCCGGTGGAAATGTAACTCTACTATGTACAATCCAAAATCAACAAGAGAGTTGTGGAGATGATCACAAAGTCTACTGGTTCAAACAGGGTTTAGAAAAATCCCATTCAGGAATCATTTACACTCAAGGAAGTTGTAAAAACAGCTCAATGACTGTTTCTCCTACCAAGAGCTGTGTCTACAGTCTCTCTTTGAGAAACATCAAGCCCTCTGATGATGGGACTTACTACTGTGCTGTGGTCACGTGTAAGGAAATTTTATTTGGAAATGGAATTAATCTGGCTTCTTATG ATGAAGGTAAAGGCCAACACATAAATATCTACATACTAATTGGCCTTGCAGCACTGCTGACTGTAAGCTTCATCACTAATATTCTACTTTGTGTGAAAAAGATGAAAG GAAACACATCTCAACCCGTTCATGCTACAGATGATGTAGTGTCAAGTGTACAG TACCACAGGACCTCCGATTTGAATTATGCTGCTTTAAAATTCACAAGCCGAAACTCAAGACAGCAGCGAGAGGAGAGTCAAAGGCCGACGGAGTACTCCggactgaaatataaaaactctgtATCGTAA
- the LOC128016345 gene encoding uncharacterized protein LOC128016345: protein MDRQLCVTIFLLYEFFIIYGDILQLDPVVSVHEGEPVVLSCLLTTKQLSMALWYKQVTGEEPRLIASSVLHSSESQFHNQFNSSHFNVLRGKGSFNLRIVNTVQSDCGTYYCAFSFSNIITFGNGTHLAIKGAQISKPTSLKLPKIELVKSGINVPLQCSIQNELERHGNESESENRLYWFKHGSGESPPGSIYVHGNTSDGCVGRSEADCLSPTCMYNLPRKMFSSSQTGTFCALATCGEILFGNVSKHSPDNFESQNILLFIQIGLAALLAISFTINILLCCMRKNGRKSQQIQTTNEDDGLINKNMEITYSTVQMSSVRVKRESRPEDTLYSGLACQQQS from the exons ATGGACAGACAACTTTGTGTGACGATCTTCCTCTTATATGAATTCT TTATAATATATGGAGACATTTTACAACTGGACCCAGTTGTATCAGTTCATGAAGGAGAACCTGTGGTTTTGTCCTGCCTTTTAACAACGAAACAATTAAGTATGGCACTGTGGTACAAGCAAGTCACTGGAGAAGAACCACGTCTCATTGCTTCCTCTGTTCTCCATTCATCAGAAAGCCAATTTCACAATCAATTTAACAGCAgtcattttaatgtgttaagaGGGAAGGGTAGTTTTAATCTGAGAATTGTGAACACTGTACAATCAGATTGTGGCACGTACTACTGTGCTTTCTCTTTCTCTAATATCATTACATTTGGAAATGGCACACATCTGGCTATTAAAG GAGCACAAATCAGCAAACCCACGAGTCTAAAGCTGCCCAAGATTGAATTAGTTAAGTCAGGGATAAATGTTCCTCTGCAATGTTCAATCCAAAATGAGTTAGAAAGACAtggaaatgaaagtgaaagtgaaaatcgTCTCTACTGGTTCAAACACGGATCAGGAGAATCTCCTCCAGGATCTATTTATGTTCATGGAAACACAAGTGATGGATGTGTGGGCAGATCTGAAGCTGACTGTCTTTCACCGACCTGCATGTACAACCTCCCAAGGAAAATGTTCAGTTCCTCACAAACGGGAACTTTCTGTGCACTGGCCACATGTGGGGAGATTTTATTCGGAAATGTTTCTAAACACAGTCCTG aCAACTTTGAGAGTCAGAACATACTATTATTCATTCAAATCGGCCTTGCAGCACTGTTGGCAATAAGTTTTACCATCAACATTCTACTTTGTTGCATGAGGAAAAATG GGAGAAAATCTCAACAGATACAGACTACTAATGAGGATGATGGGTTAATAAATAag aacatGGAGATTACTTACAGTACTGTGCAAATGAGTTCAGTGAGAGTGAAGAGAGAGAGCCGTCCTGAGGACACACTGTATTCTGGTTTAGCATGTCAACAGCAAAGCTGa